From a region of the Pectobacterium aquaticum genome:
- the cptA gene encoding phosphoethanolamine transferase CptA has protein sequence MSELFAKERFSWCSLGWLLLYFWFFSCALQLVIVLTGHSGTTGLRDSLLYSLLWLLPVFVFPARTRIISGVLGILLWSTSLIALGYYSIYKQEFSQSVMFVMFESNSKEAGEYVSQYFSLKVLAILFFYTVIVGFLWRKLRPVYLPLKYKVTACSLIVVVLFGIPLYKKMHNEGQTLVEASGYLASRMSTTAPWQYIAGYVEYRQQLGSMTEMLRQNAALPPLANLKDANGNTPRTLVLVIGESTTSSRMSLYGYGRQTTPRLDALRKSDANLVVFNDVVTSRPYTIEILQQALTFADEQQPDLYLSKPSLMNMMKQAGYKTFWITNQQTMTKRNTLLTVFSQQTDEQFYMNNQRTQSARQYDDVVFAPFEKVLTDPAEKKFIVVHLLGTHMKYKFRYPEEATQFVGREGIPDGVDDNDVEVYNDYDNAELYNDYVLETLIRSFEKTQPNGFLLYFSDHGEDVYETPPHNVLGRNETAPTRTMYTVPFILWTSPQWQKDHPIDYSPYVDRKYSNAHLLHTWSTLAGLSYDLQEPEKSLVSPVFRESERWIGNPYSKKGLSTFDSLPYTTGGK, from the coding sequence ATGTCTGAACTCTTTGCTAAAGAGCGCTTTAGTTGGTGCTCGCTCGGATGGCTTTTACTCTATTTTTGGTTTTTCTCCTGCGCACTACAGCTTGTCATTGTTCTGACCGGACATAGTGGCACCACGGGATTACGTGATTCGCTACTCTACAGCTTGCTGTGGCTGCTCCCCGTTTTTGTTTTCCCTGCTCGAACTAGAATCATCAGTGGCGTATTGGGTATTCTATTATGGAGTACATCCTTGATCGCACTTGGTTATTACTCGATTTATAAACAAGAGTTCTCACAAAGCGTAATGTTTGTGATGTTCGAGTCTAATAGTAAAGAAGCTGGCGAGTATGTAAGCCAATATTTCAGTCTGAAAGTGTTGGCTATATTGTTTTTTTATACGGTGATCGTTGGGTTTCTGTGGCGAAAACTGCGGCCAGTTTATTTACCGCTTAAATATAAAGTGACAGCTTGTTCATTAATTGTTGTGGTGCTATTTGGTATTCCCCTTTATAAAAAAATGCACAATGAGGGGCAGACGTTGGTAGAAGCCAGCGGCTATCTGGCAAGTCGCATGTCCACTACTGCCCCATGGCAGTACATTGCTGGTTACGTAGAGTACCGCCAGCAATTGGGAAGCATGACCGAAATGCTCAGGCAGAATGCGGCGCTGCCACCCCTTGCAAACCTGAAAGATGCGAACGGCAATACACCGCGCACACTGGTATTGGTAATCGGTGAATCAACCACCAGTAGCCGTATGAGCCTGTATGGTTATGGCCGACAGACCACGCCGCGACTGGATGCACTGCGTAAAAGCGATGCCAATCTGGTGGTGTTCAACGATGTGGTGACCTCACGTCCGTACACCATTGAAATCTTGCAGCAGGCACTGACGTTCGCCGATGAGCAGCAACCAGATCTCTATCTGAGCAAGCCTTCGCTGATGAACATGATGAAACAGGCCGGATACAAAACGTTCTGGATTACCAATCAGCAGACGATGACCAAACGTAATACGCTCCTGACGGTGTTCTCCCAGCAAACAGACGAACAGTTCTATATGAACAATCAGCGCACGCAAAGCGCGCGGCAATACGATGACGTGGTGTTCGCGCCGTTTGAAAAGGTGCTGACCGATCCCGCTGAGAAGAAATTTATTGTTGTGCACCTGCTAGGCACTCACATGAAATATAAATTTCGCTATCCGGAAGAGGCGACTCAATTTGTTGGGCGAGAAGGGATTCCTGACGGCGTGGACGACAACGATGTTGAAGTCTATAACGACTACGATAATGCTGAGTTGTACAACGATTACGTTCTTGAAACGCTGATCCGATCCTTTGAAAAAACGCAGCCGAATGGCTTCCTGCTCTATTTCTCGGATCACGGTGAAGATGTTTACGAGACGCCGCCGCACAACGTGCTGGGGCGAAATGAGACAGCACCGACGCGTACTATGTATACCGTGCCGTTTATTCTCTGGACTTCACCGCAGTGGCAGAAAGATCATCCGATCGATTATTCCCCATATGTTGATCGGAAATACAGCAATGCGCACCTGCTGCATACCTGGTCAACTTTGGCGGGGCTTAGCTACGATCTTCAGGAACCCGAAAAAAGCCTGGTTAGCCCTGTATTTCGTGAATCAGAGCGTTGGATAGGCAACCCATACAGTAAGAAAGGGCTGAGCACCTTTGACAGCTTGCCTTACACCACAGGCGGTAAATAA
- a CDS encoding luciferase-like monooxygenase: MSTSSQPTVFSVLDLAPIPQGATARDAFHRSLDLAQHTEKWGYHRYWLAEHHSMTGIASAATSVLLGYLASGTQRIRLGSGGVMLPNHSPLVIAEQFGTLESLYPGRIDLGLGRAPGTDQRTMMALRRHLNADIEDFPRDVQELQRYFADAQPGQAVQAVPGQGLHVPIWLLGSSLYSAQLAARLGLPFSFAAHFAPDMLLEAFRLYRENFVPSATHTKPYAMVCVNVVAADSDRDARFLFTSMQQQFINLRRGTPGPLPAPVENIDTVGSPAEQFGTDQALRLSIVGDSAKVRHGLQSLLRETQADEVMINGQIFDHQARKDSFERIIQIRQDVIG, translated from the coding sequence ATGTCTACGTCTTCTCAACCCACCGTGTTTTCCGTCCTCGATCTTGCGCCGATTCCTCAAGGTGCGACAGCGCGTGACGCCTTCCATCGCTCGCTGGATCTGGCGCAGCACACAGAAAAATGGGGCTATCACCGCTATTGGCTGGCGGAACACCACAGCATGACGGGTATCGCCAGCGCGGCGACGTCGGTGCTGCTTGGCTATCTTGCCTCGGGCACACAACGCATCCGTCTCGGCTCCGGCGGCGTGATGCTACCGAACCACTCACCGCTCGTCATCGCCGAGCAGTTCGGTACGCTGGAATCACTGTATCCCGGCCGTATCGATTTGGGATTAGGCCGTGCACCCGGTACCGACCAACGCACCATGATGGCGCTGCGCCGTCATCTCAATGCCGATATCGAAGATTTCCCACGCGATGTGCAGGAATTGCAACGTTATTTCGCCGATGCACAGCCGGGTCAGGCAGTGCAGGCCGTCCCCGGACAAGGTCTACACGTTCCGATCTGGCTATTGGGATCGAGCCTGTACAGCGCACAATTAGCCGCGAGACTGGGTTTACCTTTCTCCTTTGCCGCTCATTTCGCCCCCGATATGTTGCTGGAAGCCTTCCGACTCTACCGTGAAAACTTTGTCCCTTCTGCTACCCACACTAAGCCCTACGCGATGGTTTGCGTCAATGTGGTTGCAGCCGATAGCGATCGGGATGCGCGCTTCCTCTTCACCTCGATGCAGCAGCAGTTCATCAACCTGCGCCGTGGCACGCCGGGCCCGCTGCCCGCGCCGGTAGAAAACATCGATACGGTCGGATCACCTGCCGAGCAGTTTGGTACTGATCAAGCATTACGGCTGTCGATTGTTGGCGATAGCGCGAAAGTCCGTCATGGATTGCAGAGCCTTTTGCGTGAAACGCAGGCGGATGAAGTGATGATTAATGGCCAAATTTTTGACCATCAGGCGCGAAAAGACTCCTTCGAGCGGATCATACAGATACGTCAGGACGTGATCGGTTAG
- a CDS encoding U32 family peptidase, with translation MKYALGNILYYWPKEDVEAFYQAAVNSSADIIYLGETVCSKRRLMKVADWFNVAREVANSGKQVVISTLALLQAPSELTELKRYVENGEFLLEANDLGAVNIAAERNLPFVAGHALNCYNAYTLRVLHKQGMVRWCMPVELSRDWLQNLLNQCDELGFRHQFEVEVLSYGHLPLAYSARCFTARSEDRPKDECETCCLNYPQGRKMLSQENQQVFVLNGIQTQSGYCYNLGNELTSMQDLVDIVRLSPNDISTPAMLDKFRANEQGNVPLTLENQADCNGYWRRVAGLELVQ, from the coding sequence ATGAAATACGCATTAGGGAATATTCTCTACTATTGGCCGAAAGAGGATGTTGAGGCGTTTTATCAGGCCGCGGTGAACAGCAGCGCCGATATCATTTATCTCGGCGAAACAGTGTGCAGCAAGCGCCGCTTGATGAAGGTGGCGGACTGGTTCAACGTCGCCCGCGAGGTCGCCAATAGCGGTAAACAAGTGGTGATCTCTACGCTCGCACTCTTACAAGCTCCATCTGAACTCACCGAGCTAAAACGCTATGTGGAGAACGGCGAGTTCTTACTGGAAGCAAACGATCTGGGTGCCGTTAACATCGCCGCCGAACGTAACTTGCCGTTTGTCGCCGGACACGCGCTCAACTGCTACAACGCGTACACCCTGCGAGTTCTGCATAAACAAGGCATGGTGCGCTGGTGCATGCCAGTTGAGCTATCCCGAGACTGGCTGCAAAACTTATTGAATCAGTGTGACGAGCTTGGCTTTCGCCATCAGTTTGAAGTGGAAGTGCTCAGCTACGGCCATTTACCGTTAGCCTATTCCGCCCGCTGCTTTACCGCACGTTCAGAAGATCGACCGAAGGATGAATGCGAAACCTGCTGCCTCAACTATCCACAAGGCAGAAAAATGCTGTCGCAGGAGAATCAGCAGGTGTTTGTCCTCAACGGCATTCAGACGCAAAGCGGCTATTGCTACAATCTCGGCAACGAGCTGACATCAATGCAGGATTTGGTCGATATTGTCCGGCTGTCCCCGAACGATATCAGCACACCGGCGATGCTGGATAAATTCCGCGCCAACGAACAAGGCAATGTGCCATTGACGCTGGAGAATCAGGCAGATTGCAACGGCTACTGGCGCCGCGTCGCCGGCCTTGAACTCGTTCAGTAA
- the ubiU gene encoding ubiquinone anaerobic biosynthesis protein UbiU: MELLCPAGNLPALKAAIDNGADAVYIGLKDDTNARHFAGLNFTDKKLQEAREYVHRHQRKLHIAINTFAHPNGYQRWQRAVDMAAQIGADVLILADLAMLEYAAERYPHIERHVSVQASATNTEAIHFYHRHFDVARIVLPRVLSIHQVKQIARTSPVPLEVFAFGSLCIMAEGRCYLSSYLTGESPNTVGACSPARFVRWQQTENGMESRLNNILIDRYQDDENAGYPTLCKGRYVVDGQRYHALEEPTSLNTLELLPELMAANIASVKIEGRQRSPAYVSQITQVWRQAIDRCRANPETFVPTQAWMDALGAVAEGTQTTLGAYHRKWQ, encoded by the coding sequence ATGGAACTGCTTTGCCCCGCTGGCAACCTGCCGGCACTGAAAGCTGCCATCGATAATGGCGCAGATGCGGTCTATATCGGCCTGAAAGATGACACCAACGCACGTCATTTTGCCGGGCTTAACTTTACCGACAAGAAGCTACAGGAAGCGCGAGAGTACGTGCATCGCCACCAGCGTAAGCTGCATATCGCCATCAATACGTTTGCCCATCCGAACGGCTATCAGCGCTGGCAACGCGCTGTGGATATGGCTGCGCAGATCGGGGCCGACGTGCTGATCCTCGCCGATCTCGCCATGCTGGAATACGCCGCCGAGCGCTATCCCCACATTGAGCGTCACGTGTCGGTTCAGGCTTCCGCGACGAACACCGAAGCGATCCATTTCTATCATCGCCATTTCGATGTCGCACGCATCGTGCTGCCGCGCGTGCTGTCCATCCATCAGGTGAAGCAAATCGCCCGCACCAGCCCGGTGCCGCTCGAAGTGTTCGCCTTTGGCAGCCTGTGCATCATGGCGGAAGGCCGCTGCTATCTCTCTTCTTATCTGACTGGTGAATCACCGAATACCGTAGGTGCCTGCTCGCCGGCGCGATTTGTACGCTGGCAGCAGACGGAAAACGGCATGGAATCACGTCTGAACAATATCCTGATCGACCGCTATCAGGACGATGAAAACGCCGGTTATCCCACGTTGTGCAAAGGGCGTTATGTAGTCGATGGGCAGCGCTACCATGCGCTGGAAGAGCCAACCAGCCTGAACACGCTGGAGCTGCTGCCTGAATTGATGGCTGCCAATATTGCTTCCGTGAAGATAGAAGGCCGCCAGCGCAGCCCAGCCTACGTCAGCCAAATTACGCAAGTATGGCGACAGGCTATCGATCGCTGCCGCGCCAATCCTGAGACATTCGTTCCCACTCAGGCCTGGATGGATGCATTAGGTGCGGTGGCAGAAGGCACGCAGACCACGCTCGGCGCTTATCACCGTAAATGGCAGTAG
- the ubiT gene encoding ubiquinone anaerobic biosynthesis accessory factor UbiT yields the protein MLEKLRAQIVRQGPSLLGKPLKFTPFALQRQVLEQMLGWQFRQALEEGDLAFLESRWLKIEVRDVGLQWFMTLRDGRLVVSHAETPDVSFSADANDLILIAARKEDPDTLFFQRRLRIEGDTELGLYVKNLMDAIELESMPAPLRIGLLQLANFVEAGLQEGVVQPANHTPVSC from the coding sequence GTGTTGGAAAAACTACGAGCGCAGATTGTGCGTCAGGGACCGAGCTTATTAGGTAAGCCACTCAAGTTCACTCCCTTTGCGCTACAGCGTCAGGTTTTGGAACAGATGTTGGGCTGGCAGTTCCGTCAGGCGCTGGAAGAGGGCGATCTGGCATTTCTCGAAAGCCGCTGGCTGAAAATTGAGGTGCGTGACGTTGGCTTGCAGTGGTTTATGACGCTGCGCGACGGGCGTCTGGTCGTGAGTCATGCTGAGACGCCGGATGTCAGCTTCAGCGCAGACGCGAACGATCTGATTTTGATTGCCGCGCGTAAAGAAGATCCTGATACGCTCTTTTTCCAGCGTCGTCTGCGCATTGAGGGCGATACCGAGTTAGGGTTGTATGTGAAGAACCTGATGGACGCTATTGAGCTGGAATCTATGCCTGCGCCGCTGCGCATTGGCCTGCTGCAACTGGCGAACTTTGTTGAAGCCGGCTTACAGGAGGGTGTGGTGCAACCCGCGAATCACACGCCAGTATCATGCTAG